CGGCTCAATCTAAAGTTGAGCTATTTCAAGAGGAGTTTTACCAAGAAATTAAAATTCGGTTACTCACAGATTCAGCTAATCTTGGCAAACCTTTGGAGAAACCTATGAATTAAGTCTGTTTTAACTAGGGATTAGGCATAGAGAGTGGTGAGTGAGGAGTAGAGATGCGACGCCAGTCGCTACAACGGGGAGCCACTGCGTTGGACGGTGAGTGCAGCCACACGTGCGGTGAAGCAGCCCGATCTTGGGGTCTCCCCAAGTAGAGAAGGCTTTACGCTGCGCTAACCACAGTTGCCTGCTCCGGAAAACCCTCCAGCAGCGCTGATTCACCGCAACGCGCTGGCTCATTAATCGCGTCTGAGGAGTCAAGAATTAGTATTTTTCCCCTTGTCCTCCTTGTCCCCTCTGCTCCCTACTCCACCTCGGCTACGCTCGGTGGTCGCCGAGCGCAGTCGAGATGCGACTACCTGTTCCCTGCCTCTTTGCACTGACTTTTGCTTGATCTGTTTGAGTAAATCTTAAAATCCAAGTAACTTGAAAAAATAACTGATCGCTTATTATCTAGCTATATCTATGGTTGCAATAACCAGCTAATTCCTGTTATCCCTGGTTTAGGGATAACTAAGAGCAGAAATAAAAACTGATGATTAAGTATCACTCGATGAAAGTAAACTGGCTCGTGGTTGAGGAATAAATTTTTATGAAAGCGATGATTCTCGCGGCGGGCAAGGGTACTCGCGTCCGTCCAATTACCTATACAACTCCCAAACCGATGATTCCTATCCTGCAAAAGCCAGTGATGGAATTTTTACTAGAACTGTTACGTCAACACGGTTTTGACCAAATTATGGTCAATGTCAGCCATTTGGCTGAGGAAATAGAAAATTATTTCCGTGACGGTCAGCGGTTTGGTGTGCAGATTGCCTACTCTTTTGAAGGCAAAATTGATGATGACGGGAAACTGGTGGGGGAAGCAATCGGTTCAGCAGGCGGGATGCGCCGCATCCAGGACTTCTCGCCGTTTTTTGATGATACCTTTATCGTGTTGTGCGGTGATGCTTTGATTGACCTGGATTTAACTGCGGCTGTTAAGTGGCATAAATCCAAGGGTTCAATCGCCACCATTATTACAAAATCTGTCCCAAAAGAAGAAGTGTCTAGTTACGGTGTAGTCGTTACCGACGAAGACAATCGTGTCCAAGCTTTCCAAGAAAAACCTTCGACAGAAGAAGCCCTCAGCACTAATATCAACACGGGTATTTACATCTTTGAGCCAGAAGTTTTTAATTACATTCCCTCTGGAATCGAGTATGATATTGGCGGTCAATTGTTTCCCAAACTGGTGGAAATCAAAGCGCCCTTCTACGCTATTCCGATGGATTTTGAATGGGTAGATATTGGTAAAGTACCAGACTACTGGCGGGCGATTCGCGGTGTGCTGCTCAGAGAAATCAAGAATGTACAAATTCCAGGTCATGAAGTCGCCCCTGGTATTTACACTGGCTTAAATGTTGCTGTGAATTGGGACAAAGTAGATATCACAGGGCCAGTTTACATCGGTGGTATGACCAGAATAGAAGATGGCGCTAAAATTGTCGGCCCAGCAATGATTGGCCCAAATTGTTGGATATGTAGTGGTGCGACAGTAGAAAACAGTGTGATTTTTGAATGGTCGCGCCTGGGGCCGGGAGTCCGTTTGGTTGATAAGCTGGTTTTTGGACGTTATTGCGTGGATAAGACTGGGGCTGCTATAGATGTCCAAGCTGCTGCTCTAGACTGGCTGATTACCGATGCCCGTCAAACACCACCATCCCAAACCCCGCTAGAGCGACAAGCGATCGCTGAATTGTTGGAGACAAACACAAATTAGGGACTGGTGATTGGGTACTAGGGATTGGGAAAAGGCAAATCCTCCTAGTTCCCAGTCCCTAGTCCCCAGTCCCTAACTATTCAGATACGTATATCTTCGGAGACTCTGCTCGTAGGTTTGTAGCAGTCGTTGAGATTCTGCTAGAGTGATGCGCTTTTCCTCTAAAGCTTTCTCACAACGCTGGCGGATGTTTTCCACCATGTCTTCGGAGTCATACTGTACGTAGCTAACTACTTCACTCATTGTATCACCTTTAACTACGTGTTCTATCTGGTAACCTTTGGGGGTTAACTGGATGTGAACTGCGTTGGTATCGCCAAAGAGGTTGTGTAAATTGCCCATAATTTCTTGGTAAGCTCCATTGAGGAACATTCCTAGATAGTATGGTTCTCCGGGTTTATAGGAGTGCAACTCTAAGACCGATTTGACATCGCGCAGGTCAATAAAACGGTCGATTTTACCATCACTGTCGCAGGTGAGGTCTGCTAGTATTCCCCGCCGCGTCGGTTCTTGATCTAAGCGGTGTATCGGCATGATCGGGAATAGTTGGTCAATTGCCCAGCAATCTGGTGCTGATTGAAACACAGACATATTGACGTAGTAGATGGAAGCCATGATTTTTTCTAGGTCTTCCAGTTCATCGGGTACGTATTCCTGCTGTCTAGTTATGTTCAGAATTTTTTGACAACAAGCCCAGTAGAGCCGTTCTGCTTTGGCTCGTTCTCTGAGGCGTAAAATTCCTAAGTTGAAGCGGCTGATGGCTTCTTCTTTGAATTGAGTAGCGTCGTGGTAGAACTCCTGGTAATTCTCTGTGTTGATTGATTGGTAAGTTTCCCAAAGGTAATTAATAACTGGTGATTCACCCTCTTGCGGTGGTTCCGGTGAATCAAGGGGAACATCACTAGTACTAAGTACATCAAAAATTAACACCGATTGATGAGAGGCGATCGCTCGTCCACTTTCGCTAATCAGTGTTGGTACGGAAATCTG
This region of Nostoc sp. UHCC 0302 genomic DNA includes:
- a CDS encoding NDP-sugar synthase, whose amino-acid sequence is MKAMILAAGKGTRVRPITYTTPKPMIPILQKPVMEFLLELLRQHGFDQIMVNVSHLAEEIENYFRDGQRFGVQIAYSFEGKIDDDGKLVGEAIGSAGGMRRIQDFSPFFDDTFIVLCGDALIDLDLTAAVKWHKSKGSIATIITKSVPKEEVSSYGVVVTDEDNRVQAFQEKPSTEEALSTNINTGIYIFEPEVFNYIPSGIEYDIGGQLFPKLVEIKAPFYAIPMDFEWVDIGKVPDYWRAIRGVLLREIKNVQIPGHEVAPGIYTGLNVAVNWDKVDITGPVYIGGMTRIEDGAKIVGPAMIGPNCWICSGATVENSVIFEWSRLGPGVRLVDKLVFGRYCVDKTGAAIDVQAAALDWLITDARQTPPSQTPLERQAIAELLETNTN